A window from Ureaplasma parvum serovar 3 str. ATCC 27815 encodes these proteins:
- the polC gene encoding DNA polymerase III subunit alpha, which translates to METKNALFKKIVKISDQLLNKISIKKLTKDKKNNLFVYFDEFVDVTIIDELHQLSKTTLMHDLQIWYINNLKEVDHKKILTFFKKISEQNANLIFLEQINDLNTKIEYNSNLNSLILKINDKLIYDHFIANKLEILNILKVWSLPYSNFEIHFENLSSLLNEKHEQAVNEIISHHIQQQKHLEQQISQQQNFYNNQKANFNYYKNPSNKTITKLIDINPLMNNAKIRAYVFLKKIDILKSGAIAYKLNVIDDSETLTIMTYLPSGEHPLKKFLDELKIDQLIEAEIDIVLDNMSKSGQVPIGKIKKICCVEDKHVKKQITPRLELNFHTKMSSLDAIISTQELIDFAVKNQLKTIGITDRNVVQAYPEIAKFSKKQDLKIIYGLETEELEDQIPLVLNVRDQNLDNATYVIFDIETTGLFPNFDEIIEFGAVIMQNNKQIGEKIQFFIKPIQQINENVTNLTNISQEMVNNAIDEKTALLKIKEIFDDHILVAHNGINFDINFINQRLLKWGLEPLKNPSIDTLMISRAINPFKSHRLGAICKKYEVDYNDESAHRADYDAIVLADVFKVMKNNLFNDFGITNLSEINTKLQTTMLKNRSFGNWINLYIKNQANVKDMYELVSISHTDMYYTRPTITTSFLANKKDKLIISNSIHESDLINALYSKNDEEIKRLIQRYDFITLPSLGSQKHLVYAKKITIENVQKAFKKLIYLALELNKIIIYSSSPYYFFKDDKKFYDVYVNTKGLEGKAHRFANEVYVPDLEYIDQKNAIDELAYLEDEKLINLIINENPVHINSWFDDSIQPLKEGLYAPKMEGVDQKTIDYVYHTAKKIYGENLPTIVEQRIKKELNSIIKHGFSVVYWISHLLVEKSMQDGYGVGSRGSVGSSLVATFLNITDVNPLTPHYLCPNCKKCEFITNADDGFDLAPKSCEQCQTPMLTDGHNIPFETFLGFDGDKVPDIDLNFSGVYQAVAHNFIKSIFGETHSYRAGTIGTMAQTSAENTVKKYFENRFNENKIIRDSTVSLYVQKCIDSKRTTGQHPGGIIIVPKEYSIWDFSPYNFPANDINETWKTTHFAFEYLHDSLLKFDILGHDNPTILKLLKDYTGIDERDVPMYDPLVMKSFSDISALNIKPSDVLNETTGAISIPEFGTRFVRGMLVDTKPKSFADLIRISGLSHGESVWLGNAQSLIKSGKLLKDVIACRDDIMTYLIRQNVEPKTAFLIMEDVRKGKKIKPEHQIILKELKVPEWYIESANKIKYMFPKAHATAYVMHAWKFAWYKIYYPLEYYAAFFSVRADNFDLFVINQGKEFIEKTYNDIEQRSKSRDPQKKVSSRELALQPIYEIVIELLARGFKISNISIEQSQATSYVIDKENNAIIPPFIAIQGLGETVANSIIEARNQKVFSTIEDLKNRTKISRTDLKNLRVLGVLDHLSETEQLTLF; encoded by the coding sequence ATGGAAACAAAGAATGCATTATTTAAAAAGATTGTAAAAATTTCTGATCAATTATTAAATAAAATTAGTATCAAAAAATTAACTAAAGATAAAAAAAATAATTTATTTGTTTATTTTGACGAATTTGTTGATGTAACAATTATTGATGAATTACATCAATTATCAAAAACAACATTAATGCATGATTTACAAATTTGATATATTAATAATTTAAAAGAAGTTGATCATAAAAAAATATTAACTTTTTTTAAAAAAATTAGTGAACAAAATGCTAATTTAATCTTTTTAGAACAAATAAATGATTTAAATACAAAAATAGAATATAACTCTAATTTAAATTCATTAATTTTAAAAATTAATGATAAATTAATTTATGATCATTTTATAGCAAATAAATTAGAAATTTTAAACATCTTAAAAGTTTGATCACTACCTTATAGTAATTTTGAAATTCATTTTGAAAATCTTAGTTCATTATTAAATGAAAAGCATGAACAAGCAGTAAATGAAATTATTAGTCATCATATTCAACAACAAAAACATTTAGAACAACAAATTAGTCAGCAGCAAAATTTTTATAATAATCAAAAGGCAAATTTTAATTATTATAAAAATCCTTCAAATAAAACAATTACAAAATTAATTGATATTAATCCTTTAATGAATAATGCAAAAATTCGAGCTTATGTTTTTTTAAAAAAGATTGATATATTAAAAAGTGGAGCAATAGCTTATAAACTAAATGTTATTGATGATAGTGAAACCTTAACAATTATGACTTATTTACCAAGCGGTGAACATCCTTTAAAAAAGTTTTTAGATGAACTGAAAATTGATCAATTAATCGAGGCTGAAATTGATATTGTTTTAGATAATATGAGTAAGAGTGGTCAAGTTCCTATTGGTAAAATTAAAAAAATTTGTTGCGTTGAAGATAAACATGTAAAAAAACAAATCACACCTCGTTTAGAACTAAATTTTCATACAAAAATGTCATCACTTGATGCAATTATTTCGACACAAGAATTAATTGATTTTGCGGTTAAGAATCAATTAAAAACAATTGGCATCACTGATCGAAATGTTGTACAAGCATATCCTGAAATCGCTAAATTTTCTAAAAAACAAGATTTAAAAATTATTTATGGTTTAGAAACAGAAGAATTAGAAGATCAAATCCCATTAGTTTTAAATGTTCGGGATCAAAATTTAGATAATGCTACATATGTTATTTTTGATATTGAAACAACAGGATTATTTCCTAATTTTGATGAAATTATTGAATTTGGGGCCGTGATTATGCAAAATAATAAGCAAATTGGGGAAAAAATTCAATTTTTTATAAAACCTATTCAACAAATTAATGAGAATGTTACTAATCTAACTAATATTAGTCAAGAAATGGTCAATAATGCAATTGATGAAAAAACAGCATTATTAAAAATTAAAGAAATTTTTGATGACCATATTTTAGTTGCACATAATGGAATTAATTTTGATATTAATTTTATTAATCAGAGACTGTTAAAATGAGGATTAGAACCTCTTAAAAATCCTAGTATTGATACATTAATGATATCACGAGCAATAAATCCATTTAAAAGTCATCGATTAGGAGCGATTTGTAAAAAATATGAAGTTGATTATAATGATGAAAGTGCACACCGTGCAGACTATGATGCCATAGTTTTAGCTGATGTTTTTAAAGTTATGAAAAATAACTTATTTAATGATTTTGGAATTACTAATTTAAGTGAAATTAATACTAAATTACAAACAACAATGTTAAAAAATCGTAGTTTTGGTAATTGAATTAATCTTTATATTAAAAATCAAGCAAATGTTAAAGATATGTATGAATTAGTGTCTATATCTCATACTGATATGTATTATACAAGACCAACAATTACGACAAGCTTTTTAGCAAATAAAAAAGATAAATTAATTATTTCTAACTCGATTCACGAATCAGATTTAATCAATGCTTTATATTCAAAAAACGATGAAGAAATTAAAAGGTTAATTCAACGTTATGATTTTATAACATTACCATCATTAGGTTCACAAAAACACTTAGTATATGCTAAAAAAATTACAATTGAAAATGTACAAAAAGCTTTTAAAAAATTGATCTATTTAGCTTTAGAATTAAACAAGATTATTATTTATTCAAGCTCGCCTTATTATTTCTTTAAAGATGATAAAAAATTTTATGATGTTTATGTTAATACGAAAGGTCTCGAAGGTAAAGCACACCGATTTGCTAATGAAGTTTATGTTCCTGATTTAGAATATATTGATCAAAAAAATGCCATTGATGAATTAGCTTATTTAGAAGATGAAAAGTTAATTAACTTGATTATTAATGAGAATCCTGTGCATATTAATAGTTGATTTGATGATAGCATACAACCTTTAAAAGAAGGATTGTATGCTCCAAAAATGGAAGGTGTTGATCAAAAAACAATCGATTATGTTTATCATACTGCTAAAAAAATATATGGAGAGAATTTACCAACAATTGTTGAACAGCGCATTAAAAAAGAATTAAATTCAATTATTAAACATGGTTTTAGTGTTGTTTATTGAATTTCACATTTATTAGTAGAAAAATCAATGCAAGATGGTTATGGTGTTGGTAGTCGTGGTTCGGTTGGCTCATCACTTGTCGCAACGTTTTTAAATATTACTGACGTTAATCCGCTTACACCACATTATTTATGTCCTAATTGTAAAAAATGTGAATTTATAACAAACGCTGATGATGGATTTGATTTAGCTCCTAAAAGTTGTGAGCAGTGTCAAACTCCAATGTTAACTGATGGACATAATATTCCTTTTGAAACTTTTTTAGGTTTTGATGGGGATAAAGTACCAGATATTGATCTTAATTTTTCTGGAGTTTATCAAGCAGTTGCACATAATTTTATTAAAAGTATTTTTGGAGAAACACATTCTTATCGTGCTGGTACAATTGGTACTATGGCCCAAACAAGCGCTGAAAATACGGTTAAGAAGTATTTTGAAAACCGTTTTAATGAAAATAAAATTATTCGTGATTCAACGGTTAGTTTATATGTACAAAAGTGCATTGATTCTAAACGCACAACTGGTCAACATCCTGGGGGTATTATTATTGTTCCTAAAGAATATAGTATTTGGGATTTTTCACCTTATAATTTTCCAGCTAATGATATTAATGAAACTTGAAAAACAACTCATTTTGCGTTTGAATATCTACATGATAGTTTATTAAAATTTGATATTTTAGGACATGATAATCCAACAATTTTAAAACTTTTAAAAGATTATACGGGGATTGATGAACGTGATGTACCAATGTATGATCCATTAGTTATGAAATCATTTAGCGATATTAGTGCGCTAAATATTAAACCGTCTGATGTTTTAAATGAAACAACAGGAGCAATTTCTATTCCTGAATTTGGGACACGCTTTGTACGTGGTATGCTAGTGGATACTAAACCAAAATCATTTGCTGACTTAATTCGTATTTCAGGATTATCACATGGAGAAAGTGTTTGATTAGGAAATGCACAGTCATTAATTAAATCTGGTAAATTGCTAAAGGATGTTATTGCTTGTCGTGATGATATTATGACATATTTAATTCGTCAAAATGTTGAACCAAAAACTGCCTTTTTAATTATGGAAGATGTTAGAAAAGGTAAAAAGATCAAACCAGAACACCAAATCATTTTAAAAGAATTAAAGGTTCCTGAATGATACATTGAATCAGCTAATAAAATTAAATATATGTTTCCCAAAGCACATGCCACAGCTTATGTTATGCATGCATGAAAATTTGCTTGATATAAAATTTATTATCCACTAGAATACTATGCAGCATTTTTTAGTGTTCGTGCTGATAATTTTGATTTATTTGTAATTAATCAAGGTAAAGAATTTATTGAAAAAACTTATAATGATATCGAACAACGTTCTAAATCACGCGATCCACAAAAAAAAGTTAGTTCACGTGAACTTGCTTTACAACCAATTTATGAAATTGTGATTGAATTATTAGCTCGAGGTTTTAAAATTTCAAATATTAGTATTGAACAATCACAGGCGACTAGTTATGTAATTGATAAAGAAAACAATGCTATTATTCCACCATTTATTGCGATTCAAGGATTGGGTGAAACAGTAGCTAATTCAATCATTGAAGCTCGTAATCAAAAAGTTTTTTCAACAATTGAGGATTTAAAAAACCGTACAAAAATTTCGCGTACAGATTTAAAAAATTTACGAGTATTAGGCGTTTTAGATCATTTAAGTGAAACTGAACAACTAACATTATTTTAA